In Anaerolineales bacterium, one DNA window encodes the following:
- a CDS encoding glycosyltransferase family 39 protein, whose amino-acid sequence MTTATLPAQSSMLGRKLLPGMTIGTLIVVAIMVFSFILHMVNIDAIGNANEYYTAAVVSMLKSWSNFFFVAAEPGGSVTVDKPPLGLWIQTIFAYFLGVSGFSVTLPNILAGVFGIGLLYGMLKKHMGELAGIIAAFVMAVTPVFIATNRNNTMDGMLVFMLLLAAWAFIRATETSKLRWLLLGAILVGMGFNIKMLQAFLPLPAFYVLYFFGSKEGWLKKILNLGIATILLIAVSLSWAIVVDLVPAEKRPYIGSSDDNTVMGLIFGHNGISRLDNQRDNNASPSGPQPGQPSNAGIPTEQNPGQDQRQGPPPAALIACEAQIQGASCSFSLPNGNMIDGSCITPPNQTELACAPQGTIPQNGRIPNGVPNGPNGGTPFSQETGTPGALRLFTSPLSKQMSWLLPFALISILLALFGSRIQLPIESGIHKALILWGGWLLTCVAFFSMISGIFHAYYAIMLAPALGGMVGIGFALLWNWGARNHLSIVLLIVSVLITFGFQIFAAAQYNEFSWWMLGTGILLGLGILFMSVSRRAAYVTILTAALVIPTYWSVLTVTAGANNHLPTAYEGQNVGGQDGFLASPMRGNNRSVDAELLAFLEANTQDVNYLMAVPSSQQGADYVIASGRPVLYMGGFAGGDQVVDLQDLAEMVANGDLRYILYGGERGDRQEIANWLSSSCSVVPGFGNAVQGQGPRMQGMALYECRCQIPMPY is encoded by the coding sequence ATGACAACAGCAACCCTTCCCGCACAATCATCCATGCTGGGCAGGAAACTTCTGCCCGGCATGACCATTGGCACGCTTATTGTCGTCGCCATCATGGTCTTCTCGTTCATCCTGCACATGGTCAACATCGACGCCATTGGCAACGCCAACGAATATTACACTGCCGCAGTAGTGTCCATGCTCAAATCGTGGAGCAACTTCTTCTTCGTTGCCGCCGAACCGGGCGGCTCGGTCACCGTGGATAAGCCCCCGCTGGGGTTGTGGATACAAACCATCTTCGCCTACTTCCTCGGTGTGAGCGGTTTCAGCGTGACACTTCCCAACATCCTTGCGGGCGTGTTCGGCATCGGTCTGCTGTACGGCATGTTGAAAAAACACATGGGCGAACTGGCAGGCATCATCGCCGCATTCGTCATGGCGGTCACTCCCGTCTTCATCGCCACCAACCGCAACAACACCATGGATGGCATGCTGGTCTTCATGCTCCTGCTGGCGGCATGGGCATTCATTCGCGCTACAGAAACAAGCAAACTGCGCTGGCTGCTGCTTGGCGCGATCCTGGTCGGTATGGGTTTCAACATCAAAATGCTGCAAGCCTTCCTGCCGCTGCCCGCATTCTATGTGCTTTATTTTTTCGGCTCAAAAGAAGGCTGGCTCAAAAAGATTCTCAACCTCGGCATCGCCACCATCCTGCTCATCGCTGTCTCGCTTTCGTGGGCTATCGTCGTGGATTTGGTCCCCGCCGAGAAGCGTCCCTACATTGGTTCCAGTGACGACAACACCGTGATGGGATTGATCTTCGGTCACAATGGGATCTCACGCCTCGACAATCAACGGGATAACAACGCGTCTCCATCTGGACCTCAGCCGGGTCAGCCTTCCAATGCCGGGATTCCGACTGAGCAGAATCCCGGTCAAGACCAGCGACAGGGACCGCCCCCCGCTGCCCTCATCGCTTGTGAAGCACAGATACAAGGTGCATCCTGTTCATTCTCTCTACCGAATGGAAACATGATTGACGGTTCATGCATCACACCGCCCAACCAAACTGAACTAGCCTGTGCACCGCAAGGGACCATTCCGCAGAATGGTCGGATACCCAATGGCGTACCGAACGGACCAAATGGCGGCACACCTTTTAGCCAGGAAACGGGAACACCGGGAGCACTGCGTTTATTCACCTCACCGCTTTCCAAGCAGATGTCCTGGCTGCTGCCCTTCGCGCTCATCAGCATTCTGCTTGCCTTGTTCGGATCACGAATCCAATTGCCGATTGAATCCGGCATCCACAAGGCGCTAATCCTGTGGGGCGGCTGGCTGTTGACTTGCGTGGCCTTTTTCAGCATGATTTCCGGCATCTTCCACGCCTACTATGCCATCATGCTCGCTCCTGCGCTCGGCGGGATGGTCGGGATCGGGTTTGCACTGCTATGGAATTGGGGCGCGCGAAACCATTTATCCATCGTTTTGCTGATCGTTTCCGTGCTGATCACTTTCGGGTTTCAGATCTTCGCCGCCGCACAATACAACGAGTTCTCATGGTGGATGCTCGGGACTGGAATCCTGCTTGGGTTGGGAATCTTGTTCATGTCCGTTTCGAGGCGGGCGGCGTATGTCACCATTCTCACAGCAGCGCTGGTCATCCCAACCTATTGGAGCGTGCTGACCGTCACGGCTGGGGCGAACAACCACCTACCGACTGCGTATGAAGGGCAGAATGTTGGCGGGCAGGACGGCTTCCTTGCCAGCCCGATGCGCGGCAATAACCGCAGCGTGGATGCGGAACTGCTTGCGTTTCTGGAAGCCAACACGCAGGATGTGAACTACCTCATGGCGGTTCCTTCCTCCCAGCAGGGCGCGGACTATGTGATCGCCAGCGGGCGCCCCGTGCTGTACATGGGCGGTTTCGCCGGCGGCGACCAAGTGGTGGACTTACAAGACCTGGCAGAGATGGTTGCGAACGGCGATCTGCGCTACATCCTCTACGGCGGCGAGCGTGGAGATAGGCAGGAAATTGCGAATTGGCTTTCCTCCTCTTGCTCGGTGGTGCCGGGGTTCGGAAATGCCGTACAGGGACAGGGTCCGCGCATGCAAGGCATGGCGTTGTACGAGTGCAGATGCCAAATTCCGATGCCATATTGA
- a CDS encoding MFS transporter, with product MQEPSTKRPSGMFGFTLVWIGQIVSVLASAMSQFGLTIWMFQKTESATALGLMQVFFITPFLLISPIAGVLVDRHNRKMMMMVSDLVAGIATILILIFQWQGILEFWHLYFASVIYGLGMAFQWPAYSAAITTMVPKEQYGRANGMMSLVEAGPGVIAPLLAGALLPLIGLTGILLFDVVTFLFAIGVLMFVHVPQPPRTEEGAKGQGSIWREAAYGFKYIFARRSLLGLQLIFFAGNLFAGIGFTLLAPMVLSRTGNDSLMLGSVQTAGAIGAVIGGILMSTWGGFKRRVHGVLLGWMISGIGMSIVGLVGGLPIWILGLVIGALVGPLVNASNQAIWQAKVAPDVQGRVFSARRLIAWFTNPISPIIAGTLADFVLEPQMRTTSALSETFGWLVGTGSGAGMGLIIFFCGLLVVLVGLAGYFIPAIHNAETILPDHDELAKVEAVPA from the coding sequence ATGCAAGAGCCTTCTACAAAACGTCCCAGCGGTATGTTCGGTTTTACCCTCGTGTGGATCGGTCAGATCGTGTCCGTGCTTGCCAGTGCCATGAGCCAGTTCGGCCTGACCATCTGGATGTTCCAGAAGACCGAGAGCGCCACTGCGCTCGGTCTGATGCAGGTCTTTTTTATTACCCCGTTCCTGCTGATCTCCCCGATTGCCGGCGTGCTGGTGGACCGTCACAACCGCAAAATGATGATGATGGTCAGCGACCTTGTCGCTGGCATCGCCACGATCCTTATCCTCATCTTCCAGTGGCAGGGGATTCTTGAATTCTGGCATCTGTACTTTGCTTCGGTGATCTACGGCCTGGGGATGGCGTTCCAGTGGCCCGCCTATTCTGCGGCGATCACTACCATGGTTCCCAAAGAACAATACGGGCGTGCCAACGGCATGATGTCGTTGGTCGAGGCCGGACCAGGCGTGATTGCCCCCCTGCTTGCCGGCGCATTGCTTCCGTTGATCGGTCTGACCGGCATCCTGCTTTTCGATGTAGTCACATTTTTATTTGCCATCGGCGTGTTGATGTTCGTCCATGTCCCGCAGCCACCCCGTACCGAGGAAGGTGCAAAGGGACAGGGCAGTATCTGGCGGGAAGCTGCCTACGGATTCAAGTACATCTTTGCCCGCCGCAGTCTGCTCGGCTTGCAGTTGATCTTCTTTGCTGGAAACCTTTTCGCCGGCATCGGGTTCACCCTGCTTGCTCCCATGGTCTTATCCCGCACGGGGAATGACAGCCTTATGCTTGGTTCCGTGCAGACGGCTGGCGCGATCGGTGCGGTGATCGGCGGCATTCTAATGAGCACTTGGGGCGGGTTCAAACGCCGTGTGCATGGCGTCCTGCTCGGGTGGATGATCTCCGGGATCGGTATGTCAATTGTCGGTCTAGTCGGAGGCTTGCCCATCTGGATCCTGGGGCTTGTCATTGGCGCCCTGGTCGGGCCATTGGTCAACGCCTCCAATCAAGCCATCTGGCAGGCGAAGGTTGCGCCGGATGTGCAGGGGCGTGTTTTCTCCGCACGTCGTTTGATCGCGTGGTTCACTAACCCCATCTCGCCCATTATTGCCGGCACACTGGCAGACTTTGTCCTTGAGCCGCAGATGCGCACCACCAGCGCGCTTTCTGAAACCTTTGGCTGGCTGGTCGGCACGGGTTCGGGGGCCGGCATGGGATTGATCATCTTCTTCTGCGGTTTGCTCGTTGTGCTTGTTGGCCTGGCTGGGTATTTCATTCCTGCCATTCACAACGCAGAGACTATTTTGCCCGACCACGACGAATTGGCGAAAGTGGAAGCAGTTCCCGCTTGA
- a CDS encoding MFS transporter gives METVKKKPLLSGLLILFLAAMVFANIGGNMYGPLMPLYLKDLDASITQIGLFFTLSQIVPLALQILGGWVSDTLGRLRAIAIGSVFGVIGFIPLVLADTWEWLLLAVAIGAVARSLVGPSFDAFIAEHSSEENRGRVFGISQAIFMIVSVLGPPLGGWLAGVYGFKLMLLVAGIFYFIATVMRLGMAREAAKNAATTTEKLTFGGLKTNMAAMIGLVFSGGLLTWMLVIDGLRDISFQFSENLFPVYMQEIGGLSLQQIGWVMSFFGLAMMLSTIPGGWLSDKAGERVGIATGMIFLSSSLFLLVSIPAGSQYQWLFYVGWAIAGVGAGISSPAYQSLISKAVPQKNRGMAFGLFSTSLGLISLPAPWIGAQMWARVNPTFPFTVTAIVLLLSVIPIWFKFKIPRSEEPVTEEIVPAAVG, from the coding sequence ATGGAAACTGTTAAAAAGAAACCTTTATTGAGCGGATTGCTCATCCTGTTTTTAGCAGCGATGGTGTTTGCCAATATCGGCGGAAACATGTACGGTCCGCTGATGCCGCTCTACCTTAAAGATTTGGATGCTTCGATCACGCAGATTGGTCTGTTCTTTACGCTTTCACAGATCGTGCCTTTGGCGTTGCAGATCCTGGGCGGTTGGGTCTCCGATACGCTGGGACGCCTGCGTGCGATCGCAATTGGCAGTGTGTTCGGCGTGATCGGATTCATCCCGCTTGTTCTGGCGGATACATGGGAATGGCTTTTACTGGCGGTGGCAATTGGAGCTGTCGCGCGTTCGCTGGTGGGGCCGAGTTTCGACGCTTTCATCGCCGAGCATTCCAGCGAGGAGAATCGCGGCAGGGTATTCGGCATTTCACAGGCCATCTTCATGATCGTTTCTGTGCTGGGTCCGCCCCTGGGCGGCTGGCTGGCTGGTGTGTATGGTTTTAAGTTGATGCTATTGGTGGCGGGTATTTTCTACTTTATTGCCACCGTGATGCGTTTGGGCATGGCACGTGAAGCGGCAAAGAACGCCGCCACAACAACGGAAAAACTGACCTTTGGCGGATTGAAGACGAACATGGCTGCAATGATCGGGCTGGTCTTTTCAGGCGGGCTGCTCACCTGGATGCTGGTAATCGACGGTCTGCGCGATATTTCCTTCCAGTTTTCCGAGAACCTTTTCCCTGTTTATATGCAGGAGATCGGCGGACTTTCGCTCCAGCAGATCGGCTGGGTGATGTCGTTCTTTGGTCTGGCGATGATGCTGAGCACCATCCCCGGCGGGTGGCTTTCCGATAAGGCGGGCGAGCGGGTTGGGATTGCAACGGGCATGATATTTTTATCGAGTTCCCTGTTCCTGTTGGTGAGTATTCCCGCTGGATCCCAATATCAATGGCTGTTTTATGTTGGTTGGGCTATTGCGGGGGTGGGGGCGGGGATTTCCTCCCCTGCCTACCAATCGCTGATCAGCAAGGCTGTCCCGCAGAAGAACCGCGGCATGGCGTTTGGATTGTTCAGCACGAGTCTGGGTTTGATATCCCTGCCTGCCCCGTGGATCGGGGCGCAGATGTGGGCGCGCGTCAACCCGACATTCCCATTTACAGTAACCGCGATAGTCTTATTACTCTCCGTGATACCGATCTGGTTTAAATTCAAAATTCCCAGGTCGGAGGAACCGGTGACGGAGGAGATCGTCCCTGCGGCGGTTGGGTAA
- a CDS encoding DUF2089 domain-containing protein: protein MRPAPNLCPICQSELEVARLHCNSCDTSIEGHFALGQFSNLSPEQLEFIFTFVRCEGKINRMEVELGLSYPTIRNRLHEVIRAMGYEPGKDESPEIEAEKRSSTIADLEAGRITAEQAMRILRGEEE, encoded by the coding sequence ATGCGACCCGCCCCCAACCTTTGTCCGATCTGCCAGTCCGAACTGGAAGTTGCCCGCCTGCATTGTAATTCCTGCGACACTTCCATTGAAGGGCATTTTGCCCTCGGGCAGTTTTCCAATTTATCGCCCGAACAGTTGGAATTTATTTTCACTTTTGTGCGCTGTGAAGGCAAGATCAACCGCATGGAGGTGGAACTTGGTCTGTCGTATCCAACGATACGCAACCGTCTGCATGAGGTGATCCGTGCCATGGGGTATGAACCCGGCAAGGATGAATCCCCTGAGATTGAAGCCGAAAAAAGAAGCAGTACCATTGCCGACCTTGAGGCCGGCAGGATCACTGCGGAACAAGCCATGCGTATTCTGCGTGGCGAGGAGGAGTAA
- the corA gene encoding magnesium/cobalt transporter CorA, producing the protein MIRSLFYTPGKPIHTDISPSEFPRLLRDRKGVLWVDFIGEPAEQAEPILRGFGFHPLAIDDALQETHTPKIDDWGDYIYMVFNVMNYKQENGVFDSEIDELDVFLGHNYVITHHDKVISAVEDTWSACQRDIRHVQDGPDHLLYRIVDSLVMGYMPLVEQIDEQIDLIEDQVFDRPHPATLEQIFALKRLLLAMRRIILPQREVLNKLARDDYRMIDPKDRIFFRDIYDHLVRLHDLNESLRDLVSGALDTYLSVVNNRMNEVMKTLTIITTLFMPITFVTGFFGMNFFEPVARFIGWTGEQTFRTTLGIMLGLPLFMYIWMRRRTWL; encoded by the coding sequence TTGATCCGATCCCTTTTTTACACACCTGGAAAACCCATTCACACCGACATTTCCCCCTCTGAATTCCCGCGCCTTCTGCGGGATCGAAAAGGTGTGCTTTGGGTGGATTTCATTGGCGAACCAGCCGAACAGGCGGAGCCGATCCTGCGTGGCTTCGGCTTTCATCCCCTTGCCATTGATGATGCGTTGCAGGAGACCCACACTCCCAAGATCGATGACTGGGGAGATTACATCTATATGGTATTCAATGTGATGAATTACAAACAGGAAAATGGCGTCTTCGATTCTGAAATAGATGAACTGGATGTCTTCCTCGGGCACAACTACGTCATTACCCACCATGACAAGGTCATCTCCGCTGTGGAAGACACCTGGTCCGCCTGTCAACGGGATATCAGGCATGTCCAGGATGGCCCCGATCACCTGCTGTACCGAATCGTGGATTCGCTTGTGATGGGGTACATGCCCCTCGTTGAGCAGATTGACGAACAGATTGACCTGATCGAGGATCAGGTCTTTGACCGCCCGCATCCTGCCACGCTGGAGCAGATATTCGCCTTAAAGCGCCTGCTCCTCGCCATGAGAAGGATTATCCTGCCCCAGCGCGAAGTCCTCAACAAGCTTGCACGGGACGACTACCGCATGATCGACCCGAAGGACCGCATCTTCTTCCGTGATATTTACGACCACCTCGTCCGCCTGCATGATCTGAACGAAAGTCTGCGCGACCTGGTCAGCGGTGCGCTGGATACCTACCTGTCCGTGGTCAACAACCGCATGAACGAGGTAATGAAAACCCTCACCATCATCACCACCCTCTTCATGCCGATCACCTTTGTCACCGGTTTCTTCGGCATGAATTTTTTCGAGCCGGTCGCTCGGTTCATCGGCTGGACAGGCGAACAAACCTTCCGCACCACCCTGGGAATTATGCTGGGTCTCCCCCTCTTCATGTATATCTGGATGCGCCGCAGGACGTGGCTATAA
- the lexA gene encoding transcriptional repressor LexA has product MMMMVRKSKGLGERHQKILEFIASYQREHKHPPSIREIGEHCSISSTSVVNYYLDQLEKSGHIERDRKISRGMRLTGNTPLGDMLRVPVLGRIVAGEPIPVPSTDFNLFNAEDSVEIATSLMPAKEKGKELFALEVQGESMIDAMINDGDIVILKPTQDARNGEMVAVWLSDRNETTLKYYYKEKDGYRLQPANPTMKPIMLKKTEALEIKGKVVMVIRKVDRYN; this is encoded by the coding sequence ATGATGATGATGGTTCGAAAAAGCAAGGGTTTGGGCGAACGCCACCAGAAAATCCTGGAATTTATTGCATCCTATCAACGCGAACACAAGCACCCCCCTTCAATCCGCGAGATAGGCGAGCACTGCAGTATTTCATCCACGTCTGTGGTTAATTACTATCTGGATCAGCTAGAAAAATCAGGTCACATCGAGCGGGATAGAAAAATATCGCGCGGCATGAGGCTGACCGGCAACACCCCGCTCGGGGACATGCTCCGCGTACCAGTTCTCGGTCGGATCGTTGCAGGTGAACCCATCCCCGTCCCATCCACTGATTTCAACCTCTTCAATGCGGAGGACTCGGTGGAGATCGCCACATCGCTTATGCCTGCGAAGGAAAAAGGGAAGGAACTATTCGCCCTTGAAGTGCAGGGCGAATCAATGATCGACGCCATGATCAATGACGGCGATATTGTCATCCTCAAACCCACACAGGATGCACGCAATGGCGAAATGGTGGCTGTCTGGCTTTCAGACCGCAACGAAACCACCCTGAAGTATTATTACAAGGAAAAGGACGGCTACCGTCTTCAGCCGGCCAACCCGACCATGAAGCCGATCATGCTCAAAAAGACAGAGGCATTGGAGATAAAAGGCAAAGTGGTCATGGTCATCCGCAAAGTCGACCGTTACAACTAA
- a CDS encoding VWA domain-containing protein, producing MQTKKHRLLPSLVLLMSLMIFLPVTVFAQSDLQVRITQVDKSNFPNVTVYVSVTDSAGEPAGVDPAAIQIYENGILMEPADIRGGGEGLAEPLTSMLVIDISGSMQKNNKLEAAREAAKTYITQMRAGDQAGLIAFDTQTYLVQPVTADTAMLLDAIDGLRTGSDTAMFNALIEAEKALDGISGRKAIIVLADGMDNRSQYTIENVFEQIGPSGLTISAIGFGDSNLSSQEGLDEPTLKSLAKGSGGLYSFAADSQALNDLYQQYGRTLQSEYAITYVSPSTLRDGINRSLTVSLSSMGGSAETNYNPGGVLPEVSQSSWQLFGIILGLLLLLLVIPMLVSRGKEVFAGFKGGFKHKGRIRLNQPATTAKKPNIKIK from the coding sequence ATGCAGACGAAAAAACACCGCCTCCTGCCGTCCCTTGTCCTGCTCATGTCGCTCATGATTTTTTTGCCGGTGACAGTTTTTGCGCAGAGCGACTTGCAGGTCCGAATAACACAGGTGGACAAGTCCAATTTTCCGAACGTAACCGTATACGTTTCAGTGACGGACTCCGCAGGTGAACCGGCCGGTGTGGATCCTGCTGCTATCCAGATTTACGAGAATGGCATATTGATGGAGCCCGCGGATATTCGCGGCGGCGGCGAAGGCCTGGCAGAACCGCTGACGTCGATGCTCGTGATCGATATCTCTGGAAGCATGCAGAAAAATAACAAGCTCGAAGCCGCCAGGGAAGCGGCAAAGACGTACATCACGCAAATGCGCGCCGGCGACCAGGCCGGCCTGATCGCCTTCGATACGCAAACTTATCTTGTTCAACCGGTTACAGCGGATACTGCAATGCTGCTTGATGCCATTGACGGACTCCGTACGGGAAGTGACACCGCCATGTTTAACGCCTTGATTGAGGCGGAAAAAGCCCTGGACGGGATATCCGGTCGCAAGGCGATTATCGTTTTGGCTGATGGCATGGATAACCGCAGCCAATACACAATCGAAAATGTGTTCGAACAGATTGGGCCTAGCGGACTAACGATTTCCGCCATCGGTTTTGGCGACTCGAACCTTTCCTCGCAGGAGGGTCTTGACGAACCGACATTAAAATCCCTGGCTAAAGGATCCGGCGGACTCTATAGCTTTGCGGCTGATTCACAGGCATTGAACGATCTTTATCAACAATATGGACGTACACTGCAAAGCGAATATGCAATTACCTATGTTTCCCCCTCCACTTTGCGCGACGGTATTAATCGCAGTCTGACAGTCTCGCTATCAAGTATGGGGGGTTCGGCGGAAACAAATTACAACCCGGGCGGCGTCCTGCCGGAAGTATCACAGAGTTCTTGGCAGCTGTTTGGCATAATTCTGGGTCTACTGCTTCTCCTCCTGGTGATTCCGATGCTTGTTTCCCGTGGAAAAGAGGTGTTCGCTGGATTTAAAGGCGGGTTTAAGCATAAGGGAAGAATCAGATTGAATCAGCCCGCAACGACAGCGAAGAAACCAAATATCAAGATAAAATAA
- a CDS encoding FHA domain-containing protein, with product MSRRMRTYFYAVLGAIGGLVGWQVSDYLGLSFTTNLYLSEVVAGALIGLVIGLFIGLTEGLLTRNLVQALKSGLFGAILGTLAGGVGLPLGEFLFQAVGAGLTGRVLGWAVFGLMLGFAEGGVARSQAWKGMLGGLIGGGLGGVLLESAHNWLEDPLTGKAAGLVLLGASVGAFISLIVVLLSRAWLEVTSGKLKGTEFILDKFMRAGGPAVAIGSSALKSEIALPDPDIAPQHAMLTGDGTRFSLKDMSLAGTYVNGKKIQVVQLANGQKIRMGNTEMIYHERR from the coding sequence ATGAGCAGGCGAATGCGTACATATTTCTACGCCGTCCTTGGCGCGATCGGCGGACTGGTCGGCTGGCAGGTAAGTGATTATCTTGGACTTTCATTCACAACAAATCTTTATCTGAGCGAAGTGGTGGCGGGTGCGCTGATTGGCTTGGTCATCGGCTTGTTTATCGGGCTCACGGAAGGCTTGTTAACCCGCAATCTTGTTCAGGCGCTCAAGTCTGGCTTGTTCGGTGCTATTCTGGGCACTCTGGCTGGAGGCGTTGGCCTGCCGCTTGGAGAATTCCTTTTTCAGGCAGTTGGCGCAGGACTCACTGGCAGAGTGCTTGGCTGGGCGGTTTTTGGTCTCATGCTCGGATTTGCGGAGGGGGGTGTGGCCAGGAGCCAGGCTTGGAAGGGAATGCTTGGCGGGCTGATCGGCGGTGGTCTTGGCGGTGTCCTCCTTGAAAGCGCGCATAACTGGCTGGAGGATCCCCTCACCGGCAAGGCGGCAGGACTCGTTTTGCTTGGCGCTTCCGTCGGGGCGTTCATTTCACTCATTGTCGTATTGCTTTCCCGAGCCTGGCTGGAAGTCACCTCCGGAAAACTCAAAGGGACAGAATTTATCCTTGACAAATTCATGCGCGCAGGCGGTCCAGCTGTGGCCATCGGAAGTTCCGCGCTTAAATCGGAAATTGCCCTGCCGGATCCTGATATTGCACCTCAACATGCGATGCTCACCGGTGATGGGACGCGTTTCTCCCTGAAGGATATGAGCCTTGCGGGCACGTACGTAAACGGAAAAAAGATCCAGGTTGTCCAGCTTGCCAACGGGCAAAAGATACGCATGGGCAATACCGAGATGATTTACCACGAAAGGAGATAG
- a CDS encoding Mov34/MPN/PAD-1 family protein: MAGNGIRISPPVSTRPKRACMPLMRSKRWVSIHEHDEAQPLVKVFLSQAAYTRIAVHSTSELDDEIGGALVGMWCVDRDSGEQFVVVQHMLPARYTRQGSVYLTFTQNTIVDFHEQIEMRYARKKIVGWYHTHPRMGIFLSHYDTFLHNNFFPDPWQVALVVEPHSSVAGFFIRRAGGVLDPTRYFGFYELNGNLGRSMMNWRNLRGGGDESDEGE; the protein is encoded by the coding sequence ATGGCTGGGAACGGAATTCGCATCTCACCCCCAGTGAGCACCAGACCAAAAAGGGCTTGCATGCCTCTTATGCGGTCGAAACGCTGGGTATCAATTCATGAGCACGATGAGGCACAACCGCTTGTGAAAGTTTTTCTTTCACAAGCGGCTTACACCCGCATTGCCGTCCATTCAACCAGTGAGTTGGACGATGAAATTGGCGGAGCACTGGTTGGCATGTGGTGCGTTGATCGCGATTCCGGCGAGCAATTTGTCGTGGTGCAGCACATGCTCCCCGCCCGCTATACCCGGCAGGGAAGTGTGTACCTGACCTTTACACAGAACACCATTGTGGATTTTCATGAGCAGATTGAAATGCGTTATGCGAGAAAAAAAATTGTTGGTTGGTATCACACTCACCCGCGCATGGGAATTTTTCTCTCTCATTATGACACCTTTCTGCACAATAATTTCTTTCCAGATCCGTGGCAGGTTGCGTTGGTTGTAGAACCGCATAGTTCTGTTGCCGGTTTTTTTATCCGCCGCGCAGGTGGGGTTCTCGACCCAACCCGTTACTTTGGATTTTATGAATTAAACGGCAATTTGGGACGCAGCATGATGAATTGGCGAAACCTCCGCGGTGGCGGGGATGAAAGTGATGAAGGAGAGTGA
- a CDS encoding EsaB/YukD family protein — MSDIPVTLVLPSGGTRNAEVPDDVAVRDLLPELTTSLELPTTGPDGRPMSYRLDSKALGRELKEDETLSQAGIPQDDRLMMTADVTAG, encoded by the coding sequence ATGTCTGATATACCTGTTACCCTTGTACTGCCTTCCGGGGGCACCCGCAATGCTGAAGTCCCGGATGATGTGGCTGTGAGGGATTTGCTTCCGGAACTGACCACTTCCCTGGAACTTCCGACGACGGGACCGGATGGACGCCCAATGTCCTATCGGTTGGACAGCAAGGCGCTGGGTCGTGAATTGAAAGAGGATGAAACCCTCTCCCAGGCTGGTATTCCGCAAGACGACCGGTTGATGATGACAGCCGACGTTACTGCGGGGTAG
- a CDS encoding ubiquitin-conjugating enzyme E2, translating into MPDVNVTIVLPSGGARAAEIPDDVALHELMPELTSLLELPTVGPDGRPMGYRLDSKALGRELKENETLASAGIPENDRLMLTADITAGGVVSVAGSPRMRRLRADFELMQELTARSDLIGFKAVGARVGVPPERYVVTFACKSIIGVDRLGKPKYAVHHQVEIYLHNQYPQRWPGMKWLTPIWHPNINHLNGSVCIDAAWWTASRSLDRLVLMLGEMLQWKNFHDDPTKPPFPWDAEAAGWSREYRIKHPNEFPVDRRELLRPERVKIKPVEKKNKPVIRLK; encoded by the coding sequence ATGCCGGATGTAAACGTTACGATTGTTCTTCCCAGCGGGGGCGCGCGCGCGGCGGAAATCCCCGATGATGTGGCGCTGCACGAATTGATGCCTGAGTTGACATCCTTGTTGGAACTCCCGACAGTTGGACCGGATGGACGCCCAATGGGTTACCGGCTTGACAGCAAGGCGCTGGGACGGGAATTGAAAGAAAACGAGACCTTGGCATCCGCCGGTATTCCGGAAAATGACCGCCTCATGCTTACCGCGGATATTACGGCAGGTGGCGTGGTCTCCGTTGCCGGCAGCCCGCGGATGCGGCGGCTGCGCGCAGATTTTGAGCTTATGCAGGAACTCACCGCACGCAGTGACCTGATCGGCTTCAAGGCTGTGGGAGCCCGTGTAGGGGTTCCCCCGGAGAGATACGTTGTGACTTTTGCCTGCAAGAGCATCATAGGCGTGGATCGTCTGGGCAAACCGAAATACGCAGTCCATCATCAAGTGGAAATTTACCTGCATAATCAATACCCGCAGCGCTGGCCCGGCATGAAATGGCTGACTCCCATCTGGCACCCGAATATCAATCATTTGAATGGAAGTGTATGTATTGACGCCGCCTGGTGGACAGCCAGCCGCTCCTTGGACCGATTGGTGCTTATGCTGGGCGAAATGCTGCAGTGGAAAAATTTCCATGACGATCCGACGAAACCACCATTCCCGTGGGATGCGGAAGCGGCTGGGTGGTCACGTGAGTATCGAATAAAGCATCCAAATGAATTTCCGGTGGATCGCCGCGAGCTATTAAGGCCGGAACGAGTGAAGATCAAGCCGGTTGAGAAGAAAAATAAGCCTGTAATTCGGTTGAAATAG